The following are encoded together in the Archocentrus centrarchus isolate MPI-CPG fArcCen1 chromosome 23, fArcCen1, whole genome shotgun sequence genome:
- the lepb gene encoding leptin b has protein sequence MHNLLALLCVSLMAAQQGTSFQTKEDSIRNTIHNIMNIAQITLVHIKKLKLPASQIEVPIPSIEGLTSISHDLGLLDNELQYPFTELLIQIQADVSSLEGRVRSLALSMGCSLQAKPAVKTSDSLFPDSHLYMTVIKVQHYLENLLLNKGKLKVC, from the exons atgcacAACCTTCTGGCCCTTCTCTGTGTCTCACTTATGGCAGCTCAGCAGGGCACTAGTTttcaaacaaaggaagactccATCAGAAACACCATACACAACATTATGAACATTGCTCAGATAACCCTGGTCCATATTAAGAAACTAAAG tTACCGGCTTCACAGATAGAAGTTCCCATTCCTTCCATCGAGGGACTAACTAGTATAAGCCATGATCTTGGGCTTTTGGATAATGAACTGCAGTACCCTTTCACAGAGCTCCTCATCCAGATTCAGGCTGATGTCTCCAGCTTGGAGGGAAGAGTGCGTTCCCTCGCCTTATCAATGGGCTGTTCTCTTCAGGCCAAGCCAGCAGTAAAGACCAGTGACAGTCTGTTCCCAGACAGCCACCTTTACATGACAGTGATAAAGGTGCAGCACTACCTAGAGAACCTTCTTCTCAACAAAGGCAAACTCAAGGTCTGctaa